DNA from Alnus glutinosa chromosome 2, dhAlnGlut1.1, whole genome shotgun sequence:
ccggacggaagggcaacaccgtccggacgcttttcagGTTTCCAGGAAGCTTTCTGCACATGTCTCGGGTGTtattatcataactctctgctcgagtatcgaattgagacgaaattggtgtcgttggaaagctaatgaaaaatgatacaacttgATTATCTGGACGGTCAagagaaacgtccggacgggcacccagaaccgtccggacgtgaacctgataaggataagaaTCGCgttgtttctgaaggatattgCAGAAGCCCGTCCGAACGAgactaacttccgtccggacggtccgcaGTCAGAGTCCGATTTTGAGCAGATTTATagtttctttaagcctataaatagagggctctatgCTTGTATTTTACACAGAATTCGATAgagaattccttatagcttagagagggtgtttagggaaatattgaagatctgctaggtctctagcttttgccagtgtgtgatttgatcatgtgaaatctatcttaggggttggccctaaggtaaaggaatccatcaaaaaccctttcaggtggaagatctggttggaaaactttcttgttgggttacatgtcagagttaaatgtataactactgcatagggttatgtgagtactaGTGTCTTGTacctagctttgtttttggatagtagatttcctgggtttggctgtcccggaataatttttctcttcacagagtttttacttcataacaaatatcttgtctcatttaaattctgcatttaagatatctgtttgcacacaaacacacacttggtttaaataagaagtcaataaatattttcaatctgTACAACAAAAAAGAGTTATTATATGAAGACTGACTCCATATCTCCACTAAAGCATTGTAAAATTGATCGCTTCACTTAATtacaaacctctctctctctctctctctctctctcttcacagGCTCCAGATCCTCAACCTTATAAAGTACTGTTCTCATCAATTCCCTCCGGAAAATTGGGGGTGgccctttgcttttttttttctttttttttttttcttttttttttaaattattattattttttaaaaaataagttttttttttttaatatatttatattttttattaagacggacacgtgtcgtcatcttattagTGTTGATGTGGCGCTTATGTGGCgtttaacggaatctgttaaaaaattaaacgaaaTCTGACtccagagatcgatttgtaaattaagccaaccacgtGGATCTCTGAATTCATGTTGATACTAcaaggagtgatttgtaatttaagtcaacCACATGTACCAATGGAGCAATCATCCCTAAAAGTTACATTACTATTAAACCCAAGGTTCATGAGGAATTCATCTCATAAGCAAGTTTCTCAGTGTGAAAGTACAAAAGCATAcactatatataaaaatgactATCACTAAATGACATGGTCTATAGCTGTTCTATTACTAAACTTGAATGATCTATTCTTAGAAAGCTCAACAGTAGCATCAGTTGAAATGCAAGAGTGAGGCACACACTAGCAAGAATATGTTTATAATTCCTTTCATTATGATGTTTGCATAAAAAAGTTCAATCATATCACGTCTTATTAAACTAAACCCAGTAAGAAGACAAACAAATTCAGTGACAATAATGAACAAACCAACCGTGCTTTCCTCCTCCCTCGCATACCTCTACCTCTTCATCAGCTCTGCTGTGAATCCACCATAAGAGATTAGTGAGAGAGTTCCCATCATCAAAACCATTCAAGTTCCTGGTCTTCTCCAAAGCACCTTCTTTGTCATAAACCCCTTCCAAGGCATAGACAAATCCCTTCCATCCTTCTCCAACTCCCCCTCTTTGCAAAGCAGGAAAGGTCCACTTCACAAGGTCCCTCACGAAAACAATATTACAGAACAAGACCTCAGTGATTGGCAATATGGGAAGCACCTGAATTCCAAGCCTACACTCTCTCCATTCAGGTGGAGCAAACCATAGTCCACTATCCCTCTTGTTAGCCCACAATACACCCACCACCTTGTTCTCTCTAGTGAAAACTTCCTCATACATAGTATCTTTCTCCCTCACATGCCACCATGTTTGAGCAGCCTGAATTTCCAATGCTGCTAGCATTGATCCAATGGCAACAAGATGTGTGTCTCCATAGGCCAACCCCATCAAAGCTGCTGAATAATAAGCATTCACCGCCTCGCTTGTGCTCTCTTGATTACGCCCATCAGCAAATTCTGTTAGCCCTCCAGCCCAAGAATGTAATTTATACAAGTCAAAGCACCTCAGACGCGtataatttgaatttgatcTCCTACCCAAGTTCATAAAATCGGCCATAAGTGAATAAGCTTGAGGCCTATACTTTCTCCCCCACACCGGGTCAATCTTGGCAAGCACTGAAATTGCATAAAGAAAGTAACCCAAATGATAATGGTGATTATTATaaacaccaaaaccaaaatcaGCCCCAGAATCCAATGCCCCTTGCTTAGTGACAATTCCACCCCACTTAGCATCATACATAAATCCATTCCCACTAAAGGTTCCATCCAACCATGGCTCAATTGTGTCCTTCAGGAACTTCCTTATCTTAGGAATCACCTCAAAAAAATCCACCTCCTCTGCTATCAATGCCAACCTTGCCGCTCTTGCAATCAATTTCCCATAAAAATAAGACGAATTGGTTGTTATCTTCGTTGAATTCAAAGCCTCAACATCCGCAGAAAGCGCAGAGATAATCTCAGCATATGATTCTTCTTTTATACCTCTGATTGAATGCCAATTTACAGGCACTGGGGCTGGTTTCAATCCCCACGAATCTCCGACAACACCAACAAGCTCACCGTCAATACTCTTATACTTAAAATCCTCCAAGACGGTAACTTTAGAATCATCACCGTCTAGTAGCCGAAGATGAAGAGGGTGAGCTAACATGAGCAAATCCCCCCACCCTTTCTTCTCCCATTTGTATTCCAAGAAAAATGGCTTAGTGAATACAGCATCACCGGAAACCGGGTAACAGGAACTGAACCGGTCGAGGATTGCCTCATGTCTTGGATCGGAGTCCGGCAATGCTGCAATTCGAATTATGCCCGAAAAACTATTCGAAGTGATCAAAGAGAGGCTTTGTGAGAGACTGATCGGCGAGGACGTGTATATGAGCCATGTCTGGTCGTTGTTGAGCTTGACGGTGTACTTGGTGAGAGCAGTGTTTGATGAAAATGAGAGAATGGCGTGGATGGTTGATATCGAAATGGCGGTGCCGCCGGTGACGGAACAAGTCAGAAACGGGCTTCCCCGAACGAGGAAGAACATCAAGTTGGAAGAGGGAAAGTCCAGAGTGACACTGAGATCACTGGAGGAGGAGATAATGTGCGTTTTTTGAGCATCTGGGTGGGAGTTTTCTGAGGCGTAGATGGTGAGGTCAAGGTTGAAAACCTGGTAGATGAAAGCTGAGTTGAAGAAGCGAGATGGGtaggagagggaaagagaggaGAGGGAGGATTTAATGAGGTAGGGGTGGATGTACTCAGGCTGGTCACCATTTTTTAGGGTGAAGTTTTGGAAGAAAGAGTTTGTGGGGAGTGGGGTGGAGAGGAGTGCAGGGGAGAAGAAAAGGGAGGGATCAGGGAGGACTGTGGACTGGATTCGGGGGAAGAGGAATGGTCTGAGAGGTTGGAGGAAGCTGAATATATAAATAGATCGAAGGCCATGAACTGTTGAACTAATACTACTTCACAGCTGTATCTGCCATTCAGTCCTTTTGTCTTTAATCTGTGTGGGAGTGTGTTTCATCCTCCGTACTCTTTGTCTAAGATACCAAAAAATAGTATAGTATTATATGAGTAGCATAAATTTCTGCTGATTTTCAGATCGGCCACCAGAGTAATAAGGAGGTTTGAGATGAACATCAACAATATATTCAGAAGAAGCAGATCCTCTCTCGGATGTGCTTCTTCCAAACCGATTCCTGGCTCTAGGTTGATGCTTTCAACCCTCCTCCACAATCCGTTCAATCTTTCCAgctccatttcttttatatgaaTGTCACTAAACAGGCTTTCTGCTTGTGCCTATAAGCAAAACAGATAATATTGAATGAACTCTCTCCTCAGTAATATAGATACAGCCTCAAGTAACTGTAAAGTATAATAAGAAGCATAAACCTAACCTGTTTTGCTAGTTGCTCAATTAGGCTGTGAAGCTGTTTATCCAATATCTTCTCTCTCTGAGCTGCACAATAGATATTTGCTTAAAGTCAAAATGCATCTATAAGCTGCTACCTTGAAAGTGTGTTATACTCTTGATAGGACAAATACATGAATTTTCAACTATTAAATCtcatgaaaactaagcaaaAAGTCTACTTGCATAGTTTTTATAGCACTATAAAAGGCGTAAAAGgcaaataaattgaaaaaaaaaacattattactAGGTATGCCCCTGTAGGTTGCTGCATGCAGGAGATTACTGCATGTCCAAAATTCTTAGGTCCACAAGCCCATCAATCATAAATATGCTTCCCTTTGAATTCTTCCATCTAAAAGTTTACAACCATACCTCAAATACTCAGAATTGACATCATTGACTACCTTTCTAGAATTAGATCTCCCAAGCTGCACATGTTCACAATTTACAACCAAGATTTTCCAAATGTGCCTAGTCATTTTAAGCCAATGTACTTGTGGTAAGGTCCATGAACTGACTTCAATCAGATAGAGTTTGCAGATGAGAAAAAATAGAAAGCCCAATTTCAACTTTAACCAAGaccaaaatgaaaacataaataattaaaattaatgcaCAGAAATTGGGGACACTAACAAGAAACTATTCAGTGTCTTCAGATTTATTACGTCTTCCAATTTACCCTtactatttttttcatttgacaCTGCTCCACATCCAATAAAGGATCTAGCTTCAATCTCAAGATAACATTTTCTACAATCAACCCAAGAAATTCGTAACGAATTAAACAAGGAGATATTGCAGAAGGATCATAATACAATCCAAGTCAGAACCGTACCTCATTGCTAATCTATcacaaattagaagtctagGCATTATAGGAAGATGAACACAATACTAAAATAAATTGCCAATGTAAGATACCTGGGGTAGGCTGTTTTAACGCCTTATCCTGAACTTGAGCCCATCTTTTCTCCAAATCTTGAACTGCCCCTTCTGTTGAACTCTGAGAGGATTGAACAATATATaagtgaaaataataaaaattcaatttttacaaataaaaattagaaaagaaaaaactaaaaggaAATTAAGGATGCAATGGAccaattcttttttcttgtgtTCTAACTTCTCCAGTATAGTAGAGTTTAACAATTGAATCACTGAGTCTGCCAGATTGGCTGGCAACCAAAGCAGCTTCTCTACTTTCCAGCTATGCTCTAAGATTCTTCGCAGTCTCATCCAATTCCTGTAAGCATCAATCAATGTAGATATACACACTTTAAATGATACCTTTAACTTTGGGAAAATAATCAGGGCACATAGTCTGGATTCTACATAACTTAAAATATCAGCTTGTAAGCATAGTCGAACAAAGTATCATGGATAATAAAATTCACCGCAACAGATTTCTTTTGATAATAAAATGCTGATATATGATCACTTGCATGAGAAACTCCTAAAAGATAATTATAAGCACAATGGGATGTGTTCATAAGACAATAATACAAATATGAACTAGAGCAACATTAGAAATAAGTTTAGAATCTTATAACTCACCTCTAATTTCCTCTGAAGGAGGACTGCCTCCTGCATtttctcctttattttattctcaCAATTGAATATAGCCTTTTCATACGCAGCATTTTCTCCCTGCAGAGTCACCTCTCTCAGTTGGGCCTGCATATCATATATGGTTCCGACTATTAATTTGGAAAATGAAAACATCATCAATTGACATCCAATTTGATCCGCCTCTGGACCGAAATTCATCTAAAGCAGTTACTGCATGTAAGATCTTTTTCGTTTCTCGTGCAAATTTCTTACATCGCATATTAAGCCACTATCTCCTTCTACCATTagcaaacaacaaaaatttgttttcatttcaagtACACAGAGACCAAAAAATCAATTGCTTCGACTAAAGATAAACAGTTCACATACACTCGTCCACAAGAATTACAATCAAAATTCGAAGACCCACATAATCATACTCctgaaataaaaacaaaatccaaagacCCAAATGAAAAATCCcagaattcaaacaaaaatgcACCAAAATAGCCTTTGACATAAAAATGGAAACCAAGCTCAAAGACCCAGATGAGAAAATCCCAAAGAAGTTGGAAGCAAACCTGCTCGCGTGTGGCCGAGTGAGAGTTGAGTTGGAGGGCGAAAGCGGCGTTGGAAGCGAGGGAGTGGGCGTTGGAAGCAATCTCAGCCGTAGATTCTGGATCGCACGGCTCAGAGAAGCCGCTTTCTGGTCCAGTTCTTGCACGTACTTTTGCTGCTCTGCGGCGAATACTATTGGGATCGAATTGGGGTCGTCTTCTCCGTTGCTTTGTGCCCCACCCGCTCCCACTACGTCCGCTGCCCATGCTAGCAAATcagccatctctctctctgactctctctctctctctctctctctgtgactCTCAGAATGGCTGTGATGGAGTTCGGAGAGAGGCCGGTTCGGAGCGGTTCCGGGTTGTTTGGCCTTGGTTTCTTTGCCTACTAAATCCCAAGGCTTTGGTTGGAAAAAGATTGGGCTTCCAATGTGAAGACCCACATGGAGGGAAAGTCTTCAATGCATGCGATAGAAAaccgagtaattctacatgtcatataaatgtctATCAAGTATCCATCAAttaatgaggtgacttttaaaatcatcattggatatgtgattgatcaaatagtgaatttgatcaaatgatgattttaaaagtcacctcattatttgatggacacttgatggacatttatatgacatgtagaattactcataaaaaaCCCTCTGTTATTGTGTGTGTGCGCGTATCAAGATTTGATGGCATATAACCATCATATCACCATCGCATTTAATAATTGTTATCAGACTATGATTCTAATACCATTTGTTGTGGTAACAAACACATAAAAAGCTTATGGAgcctacccttttttttttctttttttctttttttgttaagataTAGAGCACCGAATCATTTTTTgacccattttttattattagtttgtctttttttttgtactgtGTTGAGTCTTTTGTTTGAGAGATCGAAATGAGTTCGCCGGTTTCGATTTTAGATCCCATGTAATATAACCCTTATttgattaggaaaaaaaaaaccaataagcctttgaaaagtttttgttttcagatTTAGATCCAACAATGTGATATTAACCATTCACTTTTGTAGTTATTACTCGATGTAGAATTTCATCCTAAGTGAGATTTCCAACAAGTTTTGAATGTTCCCTCAgctattggttttttttttttttttttaaaaaaaaaaaatggtgttcTTAGAGGGCAGCTGCCCGTGCTTGGGAGATAAAAGTTCCcccacaattttttaaaaattctcctaaattttatgtttttttatgaattcaaccccaaaaattaattttttgcccTTACagatctttattttttcattttcgtCCCCTCTCATCTCAAATCCTGCATCCGCTCCTGCCTAGAGCGAAGGTCGAAAGATGAAGGTGGTAACTATTATTAATAATTCTCCTCCTTGGTTTGATTAACACCAATGGTTTACGAATTACATAGAAAGGCATGGCCATTGACCACTAGAGCTTTCTTGTCAAGCCCCTTTTCTCCTCTGTCTGCCATTCCAAGCAACAATAATGCCGCTAACAATACCCATTACTTAAAATGATGTGCCTCAAATCCAATTATTCGAACTAAAGAAGCAATCATGCTAATTTATTGAAGACACCCACTGCATTGTTTGTATCTCTGTATTAGTATACATACATGGATAAACTATACACATACACGCATGTATATGTGCATAAAAGGACAGAAATGCAGAGTTGTGGTATTACattcaacaaaaatataatataaacataCAGCCATACAAGCATGAATCCAGAAAACAGAATACAATGTATTTTCTATTATGCAAGTTTATCCAGCACAAGTAATTGTGAGTGTAATCACATTCAAGATTCAGTTAAATAATGCATTCAAACAAATTCAGTGACAATAATGAACAAACCAACCGTGCTTTCCTCCTCCCTCGCATACCTCTACCTCTTCATCACCTCTGCTGTGAATCCACCATAAGAGATTAGTGAGAGAGTTCCCATCATCAAAACCACTCAAGTTCCTGGTCTTCCCCAAAGCACCTTCTTTGTCATAAATCCCTTCCAAGGCATAGACAAATCCCTTCCATCCTTCTCCAACTCCCTCTCTTTGCAAAGCAGGTAAGATCCACTTCACAAGGTCCCTCACGAAAACAACATCAGAGAACAAGACCTCAGTGATTGGCAATATGGGAAGCACCTGAATTCCAAGCCTACACTCTCTCCATTCAGGTGGAGCAAACCATAGTCCACTGTCCCTCTTGTTAGCCCACAATACACCCACCACCTTGTTCTCTCTAGTGAAAACTTCCTCATACATATTATCTTTCTCCCTCACATGCCACCATGTTTGAGCAGCCTGAATTTCCAATGCTGCAAGCATTGATCCAATGGCAACAAGATGTGTGTCTCCATAGGCCAACCCCATCAAAGCTGCTGAATAATAACCATTCACTGCCTCGCTTGTGCTCTCTTGATTCCGCCCATCAGCAAATTCTGTTAGCCCTCCAGCCCAAGAATGCAATTTATACAAGTCAAAGCACCTCAGACGCGtataatttgaatttgatcTCCTGCCCAAGTTCATAAAATCCGCCATAAGTGAATAAGCTTGAGGCCTATACTTTCTCCCCCACACCGGGTCAATCTTGGCAAGCACTGAAATCGCATAAAGAAAGTAACCCAAATGATAATGGTGATCATTATaaacaccaaaaccaaaatcaGCCCCAGAATCCAATGCCCCTTGCTTAGTGACAATTCCACCCCACTTAGCATCATACATAAAACCATTCCCACTAAAGGTTCCATCCAACCATGGCTCAATTGTTTCCTTCAGGAACTTCCTTATTTTAGGAATCACCTCAAAAAAATCCACCTCCTCTGCTATCAATGCCAACCTTGCCGCTCTTGCAATCAATTTCCCATAAAAATAAGACGAATTGGTTGTTATTGCCGTCGAATTCAAAGCCTCAACATCCGCAAAAAGTGCAGAGATAATCTCAGCATATGATTCTTCTTTTATACCTCTAATTGAATGCCAATTTACAGGCACTGGGGCTGGTTTCAATCCCCACGTATCTCCAACAACACCAACAAGCTCACCATCAATACTCTTATACTTAAAATCCTCCAAGACGGTAACTTTAGAATCATCACCGTCTAGTAGCCGAAGATGAAGAGGGTGAGCTAACATGAGCAAATCCCCCCACCCTTTCTTCTCCCATTTGTATTCCAAGCAAAATGGCTTAGTGAATACAGCATCACCGGAAACCGGATAACAAGAACTAAACCGGTCGAGGATCGCCTCATGTCTTGGATCGGAGTCCGGCAACGCTGCAATCCGAATTATGCCCGAAAACCCAGTCGAAGTGATCAAAGAGAGGCTTTGTGAGAGACTGATCGGCGAGGACGTGTATATGAGCCATGTCTGGTCATTGTTGAGCTTGACGGTGTACTTGGTGAGAGCAGTGTTTGATGAAAATGAGAGAATGGCGTGGATGGTTGATATCGAAATGGCAGTGTCGTCGGAGACGGAGCAAGTCAGAAACGGGCTTCCCCGGACGAGGAAGAACCTCAGGTTGGAAGAGGGAAAGTCCAGGGTGACACTGAGATCACTAGAGGAGGAGATAATGTGCGTTTTTTGAGCATCTAGGTTGGAGTTTTCTGAGGCATAGATGGTGAGGTCAGGGTTGAAAACCTGGTAGATGAAAGCTGAGTTGAAGAAGCGAGATGGGTAGGAGAGGGAAAGAGATGAGAGGGAGGATTTAATGATGTAGGGGTGGATGTACTCAGGCTGGTCACCATTTTTTAGGGTGAAGTTTTGGAAGAAAGAGTTTGTGGGGAGTGGGGTGGAGAGGAGTGCAGGGGAGAAGAAAAGGGAGGGATCAGGGAGGACTGTGGACTGGATTCGGGGGAAGAGGAATGGTCTGAGAAGTTGGatttgtggtggtggtggttttgacattgtcacgcccccgttttgagATACAAGGGGAACACGAACTTAAgctatacataaaaaaaataaaattattaatcaaTCTATTCATATGTATTTCCAGGATACAACACTAATAGAAGGATTGATTAACATAATTCTACTATGTACATAATATGCTATGGAACCAACCAAGGTGTTGCCTGATCGATCTGATCTATGCTTTATCTCTCTAGGGAGGTTTTCTGCCTTCCACCTAAAAGAACCCGGCCATTTGAAAGGTTTTTAGGGAAAATGGATGAGTTTAACAATTCACTAAGGAAATCACAACAccagagaaaaataaaacatgctataaaatctTCATGCCATAATCTctagtcatgcataatgacagttTATGTGaaataatataatgaaaaattaaagcaggAATAAATTAAGGAGGAATATGTATAATGGtacaataattttataaatgttccaacttcttttgattcttttcctTTAAAACTATACTGTAGTTTTTCCCCTTTTTGACTCCACTCCACTATTAAACATCACAAGGGAGAGCCATCGGGCTggggaacttccctaggtgaaggccaaccccagCCGGTAGCACACACCATCCTTCgatatgcttgccatgctaccctatatggTACCGATCATAACTATAGTAGTGCCTcggggttaaacaattactgcacatgaacttttctgtaattctgtaggctctgctataaCTGTACACTAtactttaaaactgtaagagtcgttttcataactatagtcatgtgcagaTTTTAAACTTAGATGctcttttcattcaaaactgtattcatgtGTAAATCATAAACTTTGGAAAGCTCTATTCATaatcataactttgaaatgctcttattcataactataattatgcataaaccataactttaaaatactcttaatcataactataatttatgcacaaaattcttaaataataacatatgactAATAAAAGCTTGacattgaaataattaaaaatcacgTAAGTAAATGCTtcgtaaaattccccaacactttctcaaaagacttgtaataaaatcttgttgggagTTTTTCGGTGTTGTGTCCCCTTATCTGGATTTGCCATTAGTGTCGGAATCgaccttctacctaaataaaacacaaggatAAACTTAGCAGAGCGTTCTGAAATTTCGAgtctaaaacttaaactaaggtaTCCTATGTATATATGAGTATACATACATACAAAATCTATATCCAAATTTACTGCATATATATGAGTATACATTATTTCTATCCGACTAAAATTTCCCTAGATATAAATTCAATTTGGCCAAAAACATACCATTTAATCATTCAACCAATATTCTCAAAGAAATTGTAATACCCATTTGATCGTTCTTCTCACCCAAAATCCAACAATAACCAGAATTTATTCACAATTTAACCAAATGAAATCTACAATttccaacaaaatttaattatccaAAATCTTCGATATCTATTTTGTTTTCTACCTAATATCCCCCACACTATACCCAAATCAAACCAAAATCATCTACTGACCTCGTTTCCTGGGATTAATAATCCAAACCAAACTATACAACCaaccttttaatttttcaaaatagaaCTTCATCAAAACCTTCACACAAAAACAATCATGAATTTCACAAAATCAATCCAGATCACAAACAAGAATTCTTCAAAATTTCAATACCCATTCAGTTTCTTTACCGAGAACTAATTCAGAATTTCACCATCTATCATCAATAGAAAATCTGAGAATACTCAAtcaattttagctaaaaaaatccAGAATCACCCATTCGGTTGTGCCATCCAAAACAAACCCAGAATTTCAGAAACCAACCCAACAAATCAGTATCAAGAATTCACAAACAAGATTAACCCAACAAATCAGCATCACAAGAAAATCCAGAAATCTAGCCTAATGCCCATTCGGTTCTCTTCTCaaataaacccaaaaatttGATACCCACTTGGTGTTTCTACCGAAATCCATAAAATTAAGTCTCAAGTTCATAAACAACAATCCATTCggtcattacaaaaaaaattccaccaTTTTTTCCATACCCATTTTGTTCCACCGAAAAACGCCTTCACTAAAATAAAATCCCCACAAATCCAACAATACTCAAAAGATT
Protein-coding regions in this window:
- the LOC133859175 gene encoding glucan endo-1,3-beta-D-glucosidase 1-like, which translates into the protein SSISSTVHGLRSIYIFSFLQPLRPFLFPRIQSTVLPDPSLFFSPALLSTPLPTNSFFQNFTLKNGDQPEYIHPYLIKSSLSSLSLSYPSRFFNSAFIYQVFNLDLTIYASENSHPDAQKTHIISSSSDLSVTLDFPSSNLMFFLVRGSPFLTCSVTGGTAISISTIHAILSFSSNTALTKYTVKLNNDQTWLIYTSSPISLSQSLSLITSNSFSGIIRIAALPDSDPRHEAILDRFSSCYPVSGDAVFTKPFFLEYKWEKKGWGDLLMLAHPLHLRLLDGDDSKVTVLEDFKYKSIDGELVGVVGDSWGLKPAPVPVNWHSIRGIKEESYAEIISALSADVEALNSTKITTNSSYFYGKLIARAARLALIAEEVDFFEVIPKIRKFLKDTIEPWLDGTFSGNGFMYDAKWGGIVTKQGALDSGADFGFGVYNNHHYHLGYFLYAISVLAKIDPVWGRKYRPQAYSLMADFMNLGRRSNSNYTRLRCFDLYKLHSWAGGLTEFADGRNQESTSEAVNAYYSAALMGLAYGDTHLVAIGSMLAALEIQAAQTWWHVREKDTMYEEVFTRENKVVGVLWANKRDSGLWFAPPEWRECRLGIQVLPILPITEVLFCNIVFVRDLVKWTFPALQRGGVGEGWKGFVYALEGVYDKEGALEKTRNLNGFDDGNSLTNLLWWIHSRADEEVEASKLSESDFNSQTFIF
- the LOC133859174 gene encoding glucan endo-1,3-beta-D-glucosidase ARB_01444-like; protein product: MSKPPPPQIQLLRPFLFPRIQSTVLPDPSLFFSPALLSTPLPTNSFFQNFTLKNGDQPEYIHPYIIKSSLSSLSLSYPSRFFNSAFIYQVFNPDLTIYASENSNLDAQKTHIISSSSDLSVTLDFPSSNLRFFLVRGSPFLTCSVSDDTAISISTIHAILSFSSNTALTKYTVKLNNDQTWLIYTSSPISLSQSLSLITSTGFSGIIRIAALPDSDPRHEAILDRFSSCYPVSGDAVFTKPFCLEYKWEKKGWGDLLMLAHPLHLRLLDGDDSKVTVLEDFKYKSIDGELVGVVGDTWGLKPAPVPVNWHSIRGIKEESYAEIISALFADVEALNSTAITTNSSYFYGKLIARAARLALIAEEVDFFEVIPKIRKFLKETIEPWLDGTFSGNGFMYDAKWGGIVTKQGALDSGADFGFGVYNDHHYHLGYFLYAISVLAKIDPVWGRKYRPQAYSLMADFMNLGRRSNSNYTRLRCFDLYKLHSWAGGLTEFADGRNQESTSEAVNGYYSAALMGLAYGDTHLVAIGSMLAALEIQAAQTWWHVREKDNMYEEVFTRENKVVGVLWANKRDSGLWFAPPEWRECRLGIQVLPILPITEVLFSDVVFVRDLVKWILPALQREGVGEGWKGFVYALEGIYDKEGALGKTRNLSGFDDGNSLTNLLWWIHSRGDEEVEVCEGGGKHGWFVHYCH